One window of the Camelina sativa cultivar DH55 chromosome 1, Cs, whole genome shotgun sequence genome contains the following:
- the LOC104705184 gene encoding zinc finger BED domain-containing protein RICESLEEPER 2-like: MTKFKTTMMDKYGSDALILKGEYLHLRCAAHILNLVVKEGLREINSSVEAIRNGIHYASSSSNRLKAFDFRVEVAFERMEAEDKPYNDHFQEKVDGHKRVEPTLKSDLDSVERFAQILGIFYKSTLVLSASTTVAAHKLYNEIVYVMRNITILGTTGDDDDMHKKATTMLKKLEKYWNPFGDKVEMNRLVMVASVFDPRKKMKFIELCFDRLYGKSSVDSTHLSDSEKNILKDLYDEYTRASLLNKSSDESSSQSQSWSAAQDQFDSDMNEGQAPVGYEDMAEIFDDMVKETGIHTSSNELDMYLKEDVETSNILKGSEYDLLSWWRCLQ, from the exons ATGACTAAGTTCAAGACAACAATGATGGATAAGTATGGAAGTGATGCATTGATTCTGAAAGGTGAATATTTGCATTTGAGATGTGCTGCTCACATACTGAATCTGGTTGTAAAGGAAGGATTGCGTGAGATTAATAGCAGCGTGGAGGCTATTCGCAATGGAATACACTATGCGAGTTCTTCATCAAATAGACTCAAGGCCTTTGATTTTCGTGTGGA AGTTGCATTTGAGAGGATGGAGGCTGAAGATAAACCATACAATGACCACTTTCAGGAGAAAGTTGATGGACATAAAAGAGTTGAGCCAACATTGAAATCGGATTTGGATTCAGTTGAGAGGTTTGCTCAAATTCTTGGCATCTTTTATAAGTCTACATTGGTTCTTTCGGCTTCTACGACTGTTGCTGCTCATAAACTCTACAATGAGATAGTATATGTTATGAGAAACATTACCATTTTAGGCACAacaggagatgatgatgacatgcATAAGAAAGCAACAACCATGTTAAAAAAGTTGGAGAAGTATTGGAATCCATTTGGTGATAAGGTTGAGATGAACAGACTTGTGATGGTAGCAAGTGTGTTTGACCcaaggaagaaaatgaagtttatTGAGCTATGTTTTGATAGGCTTTATGGTAAAAGCAGTGTGGACTCTACACATCTGTCTGATTCAGAGAAGAATATCTTGAAAGATTTGTATGATGAGTATACCAGAGCTAGCTTGTTGAACAAAAGTAGTGATGAGTCATCTTCTCAATCTCAGTCATGGTCTGCGGCTCAAGATCAGTTTGATAGTGATATGAATGAAGGACAAGCTCCTGTTGGATATGAGGATATGGCTGAGATCTTTGATGATATGGTGAAAGAAACGGGGATTCATACTTCTTCTAATGAGTTGGATATGTATTTGAAAGAGGATGTGGAGACTTCAAATATTCTAAAAGGttcagaatatgatttgttATCATGGTGGAGG TGTCTTCAGTAG
- the LOC104705216 gene encoding gibberellin 2-beta-dioxygenase 4-like translates to MVKESQKIVAVDQDIPVIDMSLERSRVSMQIVKACETIGFFKVVNHAVDPDVTSRMEQESINFFAKPVLEKKSVFGYGLKDIGLKGDIGEVEYLLLHTNPLVLSQLSFGNDSTKFGSAVTCYVEAVKQLACEILDLTAEGLGLPPHTFSELIRAVDSDSVLRLNHYPLSDQFLSGAKLSDMSVSLPRVGFGEHTDPQILTVLRSNEVGGLQVAFPDGRWVSVSPDPSAFCVNVGDLLQVMTNGRFISVRHRAVTTEHASRLSMAYFAGPSVHTKIGPLPAIITAADQPRLYRTFTWDDYKKFAYSLRLGDNRLDIFRSCVDEHHDELSLKRL, encoded by the exons ATGGTGAAGGAGTCCCAGAAAATCGTGGCCGTAGATCAAGACATACCCGTGATAGACATGTCCTTGGAGAGGTCACGAGTGTCCATGCAGATAGTCAAAGCTTGCGAGACCATTGGCTTCTTCAAAGTTGTCAACCACGCCGTTGACCCGGACGTCACCTCCCGGATGGAGCAAGAGTCCATAAACTTCTTCGCTAAACCGGTTCTTGAGAAGAAATCGGTCTTCGGTTATGGATTGAAGGACATTGGGCTCAAGGGTGATATTGGAGAGGTCGAGTATTTGCTCCTTCACACTAATCCTCTCGTACTTTCTCAGTTATCCTTTGGTAACGATTCTACCAAGTTCGG CTCGGCAGTGACTTGTTACGTTGAAGCAGTTAAGCAGTTGGCGTGTGAGATCTTAGATCTCACGGCTGAAGGACTAGGGCTCCCACCTCATACCTTCAGCGAGCTAATCAGAGCCGTTGATAGCGACTCAGTTCTTAGGCTTAATCACTACCCATTGTCCGATCAATTCCTCAGTGGAGCCAAGCTCTCTGATATGTCCGTGTCATTACCGAGAGTTGGGTTCGGGGAGCACACAGACCCGCAGATCTTGACAGTTCTTAGATCCAACGAAGTAGGGGGGCTCCAGGTGGCGTTCCCTGACGGTAGGTGGGTCTCTGTCTCCCCTGACCCTTCAGCCTTTTGCGTAAACGTAGGCGACCTTTTGCAG GTAATGACTAACGGGAGATTCATAAGCGTACGACACAGAGCGGTGACTACCGAACATGCAAGCAGGCTATCAATGGCGTACTTTGCCGGTCCGTCCGTCCATACAAAGATAGGCCCTCTTCCGGCAATCATCACGGCGGCAGATCAGCCACGGCTTTACCGGACGTTCACATGGGACGACTACAAGAAGTTTGCTTACTCGTTACGCCTTGGAGATAACCGTCTTGACATTTTCCGCTCATGTGTCGATGAGCATCATGATGAATTGAGTCTAAAAAGACTATAA
- the LOC104782009 gene encoding E3 ubiquitin-protein ligase UPL6 — MFFPGDPSTRKRVDLGGRSTKERDTRKLLEQTRMERNRRLLQKQQNSAALKIQKFFRGRRSMAIERAKVRHDFCETYGNKCQNVDRHCFEPSSSFLRQLLFFIKAQNSGDFVILVETCRLMNNFVHSSGDIVGLFSGLDYSAEHNLVDFRVKKLALTCIEAIHQNRYLLRDQLLVTPEEASISTAILMEAMTLLLDPKLPWVCKIISYLQKRNIFKLVREMVTTAKESPSGQTMTDSILSLERVLILIVPHIGREPCCCPDVDPRWSFSSMILTIPFIWQLFPNLKVVFASPSLSQHYIHQMAFCIQKGTCVLPSETSLEFPGYACLLGNTLDTANVVLSLPECSLDLAIDIASVATFLLETLPPVKSSEKESRQSTPDEDDMLIDAVPEVVLNRDLEQQITNAIDSRFLLQLTNVLFHQVPLGTQSYDEDKEALAIGTASSFLYAAFNTLPLERIMTILAYRTELVAVLWNYMKRCHEKQKWSSMPRLLAYLPGDAPGWLLPLVVFCPVYKHMLMIVDNEEFYEREKPLSLQDIRLLIIILKQALWQLLWVNPLAQPNTGKSVSNDHSNKNPVELIQNRVGVVVSELLSQLQDWNNRQQFTSSSDFQADSVNEYFISQAIIEGTRANYILMQAPFLIPFTSRVKIFTTQLATARQSHGSQGIFSRNRFRIRRDHILEDAYNQMSQLSEDDLRGSIRVTFVNELGVEEAGIDGGGIFKDFMEKITRAAFDVQYGLFKETSDHMLYPNPGSGMIHEQHLQFFHFLGSLLAKAMFEGILVDIPFATFFLSKLKQKYNYLNDLPSLDPELYRHLIFLKRFKGDISELELYFVILNNEYGERTEEELLPGGNDMRVTNENGITFIHLVSNHRLNYQIRQQSSHFLRGFQQLIPKEWIDMFNEHELQVLISGSVDSLDIDDLRNNTNYAGGYHAGHYVIDMFWEVMKSFSIENQKKFLKFVTGCSRGPLLGFKYLEPAFCIQRAAGSASNESVDRLPTAATCMNLLKLPPYQSKELLETKLMYAISAEAGFDLS; from the exons ATGTTCTTCCCCGGCGATCCGTCGACTCGGAAGCGAGTTGATTTAGGTGGCCGGAGCACCAAGGAGAGAGATACTCGGAAGCTTCTTGAGCAGACTCGAATGGAGCGTAATCGTCGGTTGTTACAGAAGCAGCAGAACTCTGCTGCTCTCAAAATTCAG AAATTCTTTCGAGGTAGAAGATCTATGGCCATCGAGCGCGCGAAGGTGCGCCATGATTTCTGTGAAACATATGGGAATAAATGCCAGAATGTCGATAG ACATTGCTTTGAGCCAAGTTCAAGTTTCCTCCGTCAGCTTCTGTTTTTTATCAAGGCACAAAACTCGGGAGATTTTGTGATACTTGTGGAGACTTGTCGTCTTATGAACAATTTCGTTCACAGCAGTG GTGACATTGTCGGCCTTTTTTCTGGATTGGACTATTCCGCTGAGCATAATTTGGTGGACTTTAGAGTAAAGAAACTTGCATTGACCTGCATCGAGGCTATACACCAGaatag GTACCTTTTAAGGGATCAGCTCTTAGTTACTCCTGAAGAAGCTAGCATTTCAACAGCTATCTTGATGGAGGCAATGACGTTGTTGCTAGATCCTAAGCTGCCTTGGGTTTGCAAAATAATTAGCTATctacaaaagagaaacatattCAAACTGGTCCGAGAAATGGTCACTACGGCTAAG GAAAGCCCAAGTGGTCAGACTATGACCGACAGCATCCTTTCACTAGAAAGAGTATTGATACTGATAGTACCACATATTGGCCGTGAGCCATGTTGCTGCCCTGATGTTGATCCACGTTGGAGTTTCTCATCTATGATCCTTACAATACCTTTCATATGGCAGCTCTTCCCAAACTTGAAAGTG GTCTTTGCCAGCCCAAGTCTAAGTCAACACTACATTCACCAGATGGCTTTCTGTATTCAAAAGGGTACTTGTGTTCTCCCAAGTGAAACAAGCCTGGAATTCCCTGGTTATGCTTGCCTGCTTGGTAATACGTTGGACACCGCAAATGTGGTGTTGTCACTACCTGAATGTTCATTGGACTTG GCAATTGACATTGCATCAGTTGCAACTTTCTTATTGGAGACGCTTCCTCCTGTGAAATCATCAGAAAAAGAAAGCAGACAGA GTACCCCTGATGAGGATGATATGTTGATTGACGCTGTACCAGAAGTAGTCTTGAATAGGGATTTGGAGCAGCAGATAACCAATGCTATAGACTCACGTTTTCTTCTGCAGTTA ACAAATGTTTTGTTCCATCAAGTTCCGCTTGGTACGCAGTCATATGACGAAGATAAAGAAGCATTAGCTATTGGCACAGCCAGTTCTTTTCTGTATGCAGCATTCAACACTCTCCCTCTTGAGCGGATCATGACAATTTTGGCTTATAGAACCGAGCTTGTAGCTGTGTTGTGGAATTATATGAAACGATGCCATGAGAAGCAGAAGTGGTCATCCATGCCTAGACTCCTAGCTTACCTTCCAGGGGATGCTCCGGGTTGGCTGTTACCTCTGGTTGTTTTTTGTCCTGTTTATAA GCATATGCTAATGATAGTTGACAATGAAGAGTTCTATGAACGAGAGAAGCCATTATCGCTACAAGATATCAGGTTGCTGATCATTATTCTTAAGCAG gcTTTATGGCAGTTACTATGGGTGAATCCACTTGCGCAACCTAACACTGGGAAATCTGTCTCCAACGACCACTCGAATAAGAACCCTGTTGAGTTGATTCAGAACAGGGTTGGGGTTGTTGTCTCTGAGTTGCTTTCACAG TTGCAAGATTGGAACAACCGGCAACAATTCACTTCCTCGAGTGACTTCCAAGCTGACTCTGTCAATGAATATTTCATCTCTCAG GCCATAATTGAAGGTACGAGAGCCAACTACATACTGATGCAAGCTCCTTTCTTGATTCCGTTTACAAGCAGAGTCAAAATATTCACA ACACAATTAGCAACAGCAAGGCAGAGTCATGGATCTCAAGGAATTTTTTCTCGAAATCGGTTCAGAATACGAAGAGATCATATCTTGGAAGATGCTTACAATCAAATGAGTCAATTGTCAGAGGATGATCTTCGGGGGTCG ATTCGTGTGACATTTGTCAATGAACTCGGAGTTGAGGAAGCTGGTATTGATGGTGGTGGCATTTTCAAAGACTTCATGGAAAAAATTACCCGAGCAGCTTTTGATGTGCAATACGGGTTGTTTAAG GAGACCTCTGATCACATGCTATATCCTAATCCTGGATCAGGAATGATACATGAACAGCACCTCCAGTTCTTTCATTTTCTCGGCAGTCTTCTCGCAAAA GCTATGTTTGAAGGGATTCTAGTTGATATACCATTTGCAACGTTTTTCCTCAGCAAATTGAAACAAAA GTACAACTATTTGAACGATTTGCCTTCTCTGGATCCTGAGTTGTATAGGCACCTTATATTCCTGAAG CGTTTTAAGGGTGATATCTCAGAGTTGGAGCTTTACtttgttattttgaataatGAATATGGTGAGAGGACAGAGGAAGAGTTACTTCCAGGGGGGAATGACATGCGAGTGACAAATGAGAATGGTATAACTTTCATTCATCTGGTTTCCAATCATCGGTTAAATTATCAG ATACGCCAGCAGAGTTCTCATTTCCTGAGGGGGTTTCAGCAACTCATTCCAAAAGAATGGATCGACATGTTCAATGAGCATGAACTTCAG GTTCTCATATCTGGTTCAGTTGATAGTTTGGATATTGACGACTTGCGAAACAACACTAATTATGCTGGAGGCTACCACGCG GGACATTATGTGATCGATATGTTCTGGGAAGTTATGAAAAGCTTCTCAATTGAGAACCAGAAGAAGTTCTTAAA GTTTGTGACGGGCTGTTCACGAGGACCACTGCTCGGTTTCAAATACTTGGAACCTGCATTCTGCATACAAAG GGCTGCTGGTAGTGCGAGTAACGAATCAGTTGATAGACTACCGACAGCAGCAACTTGTATGAACCTTCTTAAGCTTCCGCCTTATCAAAG CAAAGAGCTACTAGAGACCAAGTTGATGTACGCCATAAGCGCAGAAGCAGGTTTTGATCTGAGCTGA
- the LOC104782017 gene encoding stress-response A/B barrel domain-containing protein HS1-like produces MEEAKNKGTVKHVLLAKFKDGVSPEKIEELIKGYANLVNLIEPMKAFHWGEDVSIENLHQGYTHIFESAFDSKEAVAEYVAHPVHVEFATMFLGSLDKVLVIDYKPTSVSL; encoded by the exons ATGGAGGAAGCTAAGAATAAGGGAACTGTGAAGCATGTACTGCTTGCGAAATTCAAAGATGGGGTAAGCCCTGAGAAAATCGAAGAACTCATCAAAGGTTACGCCAACCTCGTCAATCTCATCGAACCTATGAAAGCTTTCCACTG GGGAGAAGATGTGAGCATTGAGAATCTCCACCAAGGTTACACTCACATTTTTGAATCCGCATTCGATAGCAAAGAAGCTGTAGCAGAGTACGTTGCTCATCCCGTTCATGTTGAATTCGCCACCATGTTCCTAGGCAGCTTGGATAAAGTTTTGGTTATAGACTACAAACCTACCTCTGTGTCTCTCTAA